One Zingiber officinale cultivar Zhangliang chromosome 10B, Zo_v1.1, whole genome shotgun sequence genomic window, TTATATCACAGTGAGAGAGATGCCTCCTATATAATTTTGTTTGGTCATGCATATGGAGAGATACGGTGAGATTATATCATGTAGGATCTTGCTTTCCCAGAGTCGGGATTTGGTTGGTTGGATGCTTAGTTTATATTTCCTCCTCACTTTGCTGGCTGGCCGAgagtagcaaggaaacaaagaaggaaaTCGAGCCATTTTTGCAACTCCCGTTCAAGCCTAAAGTGGAGGAGATCAGGTTGTAATCCATGGCAGTGGATACAGAGACCCAATTCCATGTCCTGGCCGTGGATGACAGTCTCCTTGACAGGAAGCTCATTGAGAGACTCCTCAAGACTTCTTCCTTTCAAGGTAGTTAAATTACTTATACAATTCAGGCATGTTCTTCTCCTCTTTAAAATCCTGATGGGGTTGGTGTTGCAGTCACCACTGTGGATTCTGGGAGCAAAGCACTGGAAGTCTTGGGGTTGAGGGAGGACCAGCAGCCTGAACACAATGTAAAAAAAAAGGCTTAGTTTCTTTCTAACTTTTCAACTGCATGCCACGATTGTGATGATCGTTGTCGCTACAGGAGATTGAGGTCAATTTGGTGATAACTGATTACTGCATGCCCGGAATGACTGGCTACGACCTTCTCAAGAAGATCAAGGTACAGTTCtttcttttttcatttttttttctttgtttttgctTCTTTCATGCTATTCTTAATTCACTGCGCCACAGTATCAAATTTGATGAACTTTTCTTGTGTATTACCAGGAGTCATCCTCTTTGAAGGACATCCCTGTGGTGATCATGTCATCTGAGAATGTTCCCTCCAGGATTAACAGGTGAGGAGGATGACTGAATTCTCTCTAGCAATTTTGCTTTAGATTGTATTTTCTTGTAGATTTGCTGCTACCTAATAACCTAAAGAAATTCTATCTATATTATTATTTAAGTCAAGAAAGCAAGGCAACTACCTGTTTTAGTGCCCATGAATTGCATTCTGATGTGACGGGGCCTAAAAAAAGTAGATATTCCTAATCTTCTAACGCATTCAAAAAGATTTGCCtccaagtaaatcttgtaaaAAAGAGACAATGGCAGATAAATGTTGCTTTCATGAATAAGATCTGCGAAAGATTTCTCTTGGCTTGCATGCTGTGGTCCTAGGTATTTTCCTCCCCAGAAGATTTTGCAATAGAAAAAAATATTGCCTAGATTTCATCTACTCTCTGGTCAAATCAGGGAAGGAATCAGGGGGATAGCCGGATAGGCCGTCCTTCTCTGCCACTTCGTCAAACACATCAAAATCTTTTCCTTGTTCTTCTAGATTTGTTCAATATTCTGAAGTTGATGTGAAGACCCCACCAAATATTTGATTGAATTGTCTTGATGCTACTGCTCACAGATGCTTGGAAGAAGGAGCAGAGGAGTTCTTTCTGAAGCCTGTGCAGCTCTCGGACTTGAAAAGACTCAGACCTCACATACTGAAAGGCAAATCAAAGGAACAGGAGAAGGAAAATACCACTATTATAAGTACCAGCACCGACACTACCAGCAGCAGTGGCAGCAATAAGAGAAAAGCCATAGCCATTGATGAGGATCTCGCACCTAACAAGAGGACTAGGCTAAGATTTTCTTCTAGCAGTAGCCTAACCCTGGTGTGATGGGAGGAGGCTTAAAGGGCGTAGTATCTAGCTTTACAGATATACCTCAAGATGATGTCAATTTTGTTGTTGTTCTTGAAAGCTATCGACAGCTAGGGAATGTAAATATCTGAAGAATATTGAAGGATTTAAACATTTTTAAGGCTGTTGTTGCATACATGTTCAAAGTGGCGTTTATAATTCAATTGAATTAAGACACCATCAAGTTTGATGGGATTAATAGTCTTCTACCAGCTTATGCTCAACTTTGTGATGAAAGATGGAAATTGTGAAATTGAAAGCTATAAATACTTTCAGTCCAATAAAGAActcaatcaatatatatacatatagcaAAAGAAACTCCAAAAAGTAATACACATGGTACATGATAAAAGCTATTGTATGAGAAAATAATAGTAACCTATTGTAgatttatgtatttatttgttCATATAATACACTCTTGAATTTCTTGAGAAGTAACATCTATCTTGAATCGATCAACACAAATTTGATCAATTCCAACAACTTAAGAAATATCTAATTCAATATCTCTATATAAAGAAGAGTAGAATAATAAAGATCGAATTTCCTTTCAAAAATGTTGGTCTCTTTTGGTTAATCTTTCATGCATGGATCTTAAATTATGTACGATTGGTTTTCGGAACTAATATGCATAATTCTTTTACATCTTTGTATGATAATGGAACCGTTGCAATTTTTTCCTGATGTTCCAAAAAGCAATACACATGATACATGATAAAAGCTATTGTATGAGAAAATCATAATAACCTATTGTAGATTTATGTATCTATTTGTGCATATGATCCACTCTTGAATTTCTTGAGAAGTAACAACATCTATCATGAATCGATCAACACAAATTTGATCAATTCCAACAACTTATGAAATATCTAATTCAATATCTCTTTATAAAGAAGAGTAGAATAATAAAGATTGGATTTCCTTTCGAAAATGGTCTCTTGCAGTTAATCTTTCATATATGGATCTTATATTATG contains:
- the LOC122030110 gene encoding two-component response regulator ORR9-like; this encodes MAVDTETQFHVLAVDDSLLDRKLIERLLKTSSFQVTTVDSGSKALEVLGLREDQQPEHNEIEVNLVITDYCMPGMTGYDLLKKIKESSSLKDIPVVIMSSENVPSRINRCLEEGAEEFFLKPVQLSDLKRLRPHILKGKSKEQEKENTTIISTSTDTTSSSGSNKRKAIAIDEDLAPNKRTRLRFSSSSSLTLV